A stretch of the Archangium violaceum genome encodes the following:
- a CDS encoding DUF4388 domain-containing protein, whose protein sequence is MSQRFRIDGTQLVPDERPGTQTQQPPALAGRTGSYVLQPTSPDLLVFSRSPAEGGSLPTPRVVLSGDAAGFPVSDLIAFLSQARWSGVVRVHSPGGERSVILREGEVRGATSDVAADRLGEVLVRLGYLDRPQLEAVLREHPPSKIGRALVERGLLQAHDLFKCVTHQVSEIFHAIVLCREGSFFLVDQPVEDKLGHNIQLSTQSLLMDSIRKIDELAHFRKRIPHSRLYVLKKGMANAKLEPDEDKVLALVDGRRTLLDLGQAARLSEFDVTKVVYGLLEGGFVQLSDKPLGGTAQSLSGIPAVRPKTFMGIPVVRPSSTGIPTVRHSQSGLRAITTPPVPPPVVDVRDVVRVFNRIFREIATEVSKQGLAREFIASANAALSGQALSSSPVLTGLAFAPDGSLPDAKLLDAYDQNRALLGTEPLVAFRQALSDVMFFLLFQAGELLESRADEDLARRVKDMLAALGGS, encoded by the coding sequence ATGAGCCAGCGCTTCCGCATCGACGGCACCCAACTCGTTCCCGACGAACGGCCGGGGACGCAAACCCAGCAGCCACCAGCGCTGGCGGGCCGCACGGGCTCGTACGTGCTGCAGCCGACCTCTCCGGACCTGCTCGTCTTCTCGCGTTCGCCCGCCGAGGGCGGCTCGCTTCCCACCCCGCGCGTGGTGCTCTCCGGTGACGCGGCGGGCTTTCCTGTCTCGGACCTCATCGCCTTCCTCAGCCAGGCGCGCTGGAGCGGCGTCGTGCGCGTGCATTCGCCCGGAGGCGAGCGCTCGGTCATCCTGCGCGAGGGCGAGGTGCGTGGAGCCACCTCGGACGTGGCGGCGGACCGGCTCGGCGAGGTGCTCGTCCGGTTGGGCTACCTGGATCGTCCCCAGCTCGAGGCCGTGCTGCGCGAGCACCCGCCCTCCAAGATTGGCCGCGCCCTGGTGGAGCGGGGCCTGCTCCAGGCGCACGATCTCTTCAAGTGCGTCACCCACCAGGTGAGTGAGATCTTCCACGCCATCGTCCTGTGCCGCGAGGGCAGCTTCTTCCTCGTCGACCAGCCGGTGGAGGACAAGCTCGGCCACAACATCCAGCTGTCCACGCAGAGCCTGCTGATGGACAGCATCCGGAAGATCGACGAGCTGGCGCACTTCCGCAAACGCATCCCCCACAGCCGCCTCTACGTGCTGAAGAAGGGGATGGCGAACGCCAAGCTGGAGCCGGACGAGGACAAGGTGCTGGCCCTGGTGGATGGCCGCCGCACGCTGCTGGACCTCGGGCAGGCCGCCCGGCTGTCCGAGTTCGACGTCACCAAGGTCGTCTACGGCCTGCTGGAGGGCGGCTTCGTGCAACTCTCCGACAAGCCCCTGGGCGGCACGGCGCAGTCCCTCTCCGGCATTCCGGCGGTGCGCCCGAAGACCTTCATGGGGATTCCCGTGGTGCGGCCGTCCTCCACCGGCATCCCCACGGTGCGCCACTCGCAGTCGGGGCTGCGCGCCATCACCACGCCTCCGGTGCCGCCCCCGGTGGTGGACGTGCGCGACGTGGTGCGCGTCTTCAACCGCATCTTCCGGGAGATCGCCACCGAGGTGTCCAAGCAGGGCCTGGCGCGCGAGTTCATCGCCTCGGCCAATGCCGCGCTCTCGGGACAGGCGCTGTCCTCGTCGCCGGTGCTGACGGGGCTGGCCTTCGCGCCAGACGGGAGCCTTCCGGACGCGAAGCTGCTGGATGCCTACGATCAGAACCGCGCCCTGTTGGGCACGGAGCCGCTGGTCGCCTTCCGGCAGGCGCTCAGCGACGTGATGTTCTTCCTCCTCTTCCAGGCGGGGGAGCTGCTCGAGTCGCGCGCGGACGAGGACCTCGCCCGGCGCGTGAAGGACATGCTCGCCGCGCTCGGCGGGTCCTGA
- a CDS encoding AbfB domain-containing protein, with the protein MENEINGILTYDRAVVKPDAAQVRAVHDTLIAASRQLNNQGPLPLNQYRSLQVVTPGYTDRCYVRHADSLGATALVSATSSGTLKQDATFKIVAGLAEGSCYSFESRNYPGRYLRHANSRIRNDARDGSALFDQDATFCAQPGRAGSGVSFESYNYPGRFIRHYSAELWSTEGAGSTWNSPTSFNQDVSWSVAAPWAP; encoded by the coding sequence GTGGAGAATGAGATCAACGGCATCCTGACCTACGATCGGGCCGTGGTGAAGCCAGACGCCGCCCAGGTGCGCGCGGTCCACGACACCCTGATCGCCGCGTCGCGACAGCTCAACAACCAGGGTCCCCTGCCCCTCAACCAGTACCGCTCGCTCCAGGTGGTGACACCGGGCTACACCGACCGCTGCTACGTGCGCCACGCCGACAGTCTGGGCGCCACCGCGCTCGTCAGCGCCACGAGCAGTGGCACGCTCAAGCAGGACGCGACCTTCAAGATCGTGGCCGGCCTGGCAGAAGGGAGCTGCTACTCCTTCGAGTCGCGCAACTACCCCGGCCGCTACCTGCGGCATGCCAACTCCCGTATCCGCAACGATGCGCGCGATGGCTCGGCGCTGTTCGATCAGGACGCCACGTTCTGTGCCCAGCCGGGTCGCGCCGGTAGCGGCGTCTCGTTCGAGTCCTACAACTACCCCGGCCGTTTCATCCGCCACTACAGCGCGGAGCTGTGGAGCACCGAAGGCGCGGGGAGCACCTGGAACAGCCCCACCAGCTTCAACCAGGACGTGAGCTGGAGCGTGGCCGCCCCCTGGGCGCCCTGA
- a CDS encoding GGDEF domain-containing protein produces MRITRALVIEPAAAGRRKLKEGLEKAGLEVSAVAEWEEEPGRAQVVVLGPSVERAAQVARTVRKRLPQALVLAAGESHGKAGFADGVLPLPVSPRDLKVRLPELMKLRTLSRGTPVRKGRAAPASEPVRASGEGLLDPLTQFYVFAHFKDFVFVEVKRSRRYGLPLALALVAFDPLPVKGDRALREQLHGGLALAIRRSLRDTDFPVQYSADHVLLLLPHTDLAGAHTVARRVCERVARSSLSFDDQLLRPTVSVGLAALAPGREVSFADLVRQARGSLDLAREAGGNRVEMLAETPGLEFEGT; encoded by the coding sequence ATGAGGATTACACGAGCCCTCGTCATCGAACCGGCTGCGGCCGGGCGTCGCAAGCTGAAGGAGGGACTGGAGAAGGCGGGACTCGAGGTGTCCGCCGTGGCCGAGTGGGAGGAGGAGCCGGGCCGGGCCCAGGTGGTGGTTTTGGGGCCCTCGGTGGAGCGGGCGGCGCAGGTGGCGCGCACGGTGCGCAAGCGGTTGCCGCAGGCGCTCGTGTTGGCGGCGGGGGAGTCGCACGGCAAGGCCGGCTTCGCGGATGGCGTCCTTCCCCTCCCTGTCTCCCCCAGGGATTTGAAGGTGCGCCTGCCCGAGCTGATGAAGCTGCGGACGCTCTCGCGAGGCACGCCGGTGCGCAAGGGGAGGGCCGCGCCCGCTTCCGAGCCGGTGCGAGCCTCGGGCGAGGGGCTGTTGGATCCGCTCACCCAGTTCTACGTCTTCGCGCACTTCAAGGACTTCGTCTTCGTCGAGGTGAAGCGCTCGCGGCGTTACGGCCTGCCCCTGGCGCTCGCGCTGGTGGCCTTCGATCCGCTTCCGGTGAAGGGGGACCGCGCGCTGCGAGAGCAGCTCCACGGAGGGCTGGCGCTCGCCATCCGGCGCTCGCTGCGGGACACGGACTTCCCGGTGCAGTACTCGGCGGACCACGTGCTGCTGCTGCTGCCGCACACGGACCTGGCCGGGGCCCACACCGTGGCGCGCCGCGTCTGCGAGCGCGTGGCCCGCTCGAGCCTCTCCTTCGATGATCAGCTCCTCCGCCCCACCGTGTCCGTGGGCCTGGCGGCGCTCGCTCCGGGGAGGGAGGTGTCCTTCGCCGACCTCGTGCGTCAGGCGCGCGGCTCGCTGGACCTGGCCCGGGAGGCGGGTGGCAACCGCGTGGAGATGCTCGCGGAGACGCCGGGGCTGGAGTTCGAGGGGACGTGA
- the truD gene encoding tRNA pseudouridine(13) synthase TruD: protein MSTERPRLTEDVPGCGGAFKLVPEDFEVEELPAYEPSGEGEHLYLWVEKRGRDTREVVRALATLLGVDEGDVGVAGMKDRQAITRQLLSVPARAEARVADFTLDGVRVLWTRRHGNKLRTGHLKGNRFRLRLRGVKDLGAARESFTRLSAGGVPNYFGDQRFGREGDNADFGRLLVLGQRLPRRPDKFQRKLYLSAFQSRLFNRALVDRLRAGTFDKALLGDVLRREDSGGLFVCESPEVDGPRVAAFEVSPAGPLFGPKMTSAAHAVAEAEAKLLADEGVTLDDFRRGGDETQGGRRPYRVRLGNPSLEVEGEDLVLTFELPKGAYATEVLHELLKDG from the coding sequence ATGAGCACCGAGAGACCCCGGCTGACGGAGGACGTGCCGGGCTGCGGTGGCGCCTTCAAGCTCGTCCCCGAGGACTTCGAGGTGGAGGAGCTGCCCGCCTACGAGCCCTCGGGAGAGGGCGAGCACCTCTACCTCTGGGTGGAGAAGCGCGGCCGGGACACCCGCGAGGTGGTGCGGGCCCTGGCCACCCTGCTGGGCGTGGACGAGGGCGACGTGGGCGTGGCGGGGATGAAGGACCGGCAGGCCATCACCCGGCAGCTCCTCTCCGTGCCCGCTCGGGCCGAGGCGCGCGTCGCGGACTTCACCCTGGATGGCGTGCGCGTGCTGTGGACGCGGCGCCATGGCAACAAGCTGCGCACCGGACACCTCAAGGGAAACCGCTTCCGGCTGCGCCTGAGGGGCGTGAAGGACCTGGGGGCCGCTCGCGAGAGCTTCACCCGGCTGAGCGCCGGGGGCGTGCCCAACTACTTCGGCGACCAGCGCTTCGGGCGCGAGGGCGACAACGCGGACTTCGGCCGGCTGCTGGTGCTGGGCCAGCGGCTGCCGCGCCGCCCCGACAAGTTCCAGCGCAAGCTGTACCTCTCGGCCTTCCAGTCCCGCCTCTTCAACCGCGCCCTGGTGGACCGGCTGCGCGCGGGCACCTTCGACAAGGCGCTCCTCGGTGACGTGCTGCGCCGCGAGGACTCGGGGGGCCTCTTCGTCTGCGAGTCCCCCGAGGTGGATGGGCCTCGCGTGGCCGCCTTCGAGGTGAGCCCCGCCGGGCCCCTCTTCGGGCCGAAGATGACCTCGGCCGCTCACGCCGTGGCCGAGGCCGAGGCGAAGCTGCTCGCCGACGAGGGCGTGACGCTGGATGACTTCAGACGTGGAGGCGACGAGACCCAGGGCGGGCGCAGGCCCTACCGGGTGCGGCTCGGGAACCCCTCGCTGGAGGTGGAAGGGGAGGACCTGGTGCTCACCTTCGAGCTGCCCAAGGGGGCCTACGCCACCGAGGTCCTCCACGAGCTGCTGAAGGACGGGTGA
- a CDS encoding GGDEF domain-containing protein yields MSDEKTAVHSISDLLGSAAPQQQSAYLIVISAKSASGIGRMFKLDRSESVLGRSVEAQFQVEDDGISRKHAKVVSLGDGRFQLVDLGSTNGTFLNGLKVNAAPLYDGDKIQIGSNTVLKFSIQDQLEEAYQRSIYESATRDGLTRLYNKKYFMETLRKEFAYCLRHREPMSLVMFDVDYFKKINDVYGHPAGDYVLTRIAQRVSDTIRTEDLFARYGGEEFALMLRESGEEQALSCAERCRQAVDRTDFIFSGTPIKVTISLGVATLHDSDFAQAEELISAADKYLYRAKRAGRNRVDGKAISGP; encoded by the coding sequence ATGTCCGACGAGAAGACCGCCGTCCATTCGATTTCGGACCTGCTGGGGTCAGCCGCGCCTCAGCAGCAGAGCGCGTACCTCATCGTCATCAGCGCGAAGTCCGCTTCCGGCATCGGCCGGATGTTCAAGCTGGACCGGTCCGAGTCGGTGCTCGGCCGCAGCGTCGAGGCCCAGTTCCAGGTCGAGGACGATGGCATCTCGCGCAAGCACGCGAAGGTGGTGTCGCTCGGCGATGGCCGCTTCCAGTTGGTGGACCTGGGCAGCACCAATGGCACGTTCCTCAACGGGCTGAAGGTGAACGCCGCGCCGCTCTACGATGGCGACAAGATCCAGATCGGCTCCAACACGGTCCTGAAGTTCTCCATCCAGGATCAGCTCGAGGAGGCCTACCAGCGCAGCATCTACGAGTCGGCCACGCGGGACGGCCTGACGCGCCTGTACAACAAGAAGTACTTCATGGAGACGCTGCGCAAGGAGTTCGCGTACTGCCTGCGCCACCGGGAGCCCATGTCCCTGGTGATGTTCGACGTGGACTACTTCAAGAAGATCAATGACGTGTACGGGCACCCGGCCGGCGACTACGTGCTGACGCGCATCGCGCAGCGCGTCAGCGACACCATCCGCACCGAGGATCTGTTCGCGCGCTACGGAGGCGAGGAGTTCGCCCTCATGCTGCGCGAGTCGGGTGAGGAGCAGGCGCTGTCCTGCGCCGAGCGCTGCCGCCAGGCGGTGGACCGCACGGACTTCATCTTCAGCGGCACGCCCATCAAGGTGACCATCAGCCTGGGCGTGGCCACGCTGCACGACTCGGACTTCGCGCAGGCGGAGGAGCTGATCTCCGCGGCGGACAAGTACCTCTACCGCGCGAAGCGGGCCGGCCGGAACCGCGTGGACGGCAAGGCCATCAGCGGTCCGTAG
- a CDS encoding HEAT repeat domain-containing protein, translated as MSPALLLVLLLSAGQHGGQGAIGCWRSCQRHVQDQSLRTRVCQSCVTSGRADSWVLELARVKPGPASRAALRSALTDPEWRVRWGALRAQAKAQGLLERRVLADWVAEAPARDEVLACLTAARIAAEEGQSTASFLKDAGAKGGAAAARIWARREAIRDALEVEVYAQEASVRGEALLHLATFLGRAPARVLLEAMARRPESGDGIAASALLRVAEKQGGSVGRMLVLEAKPEDRVLINRLFAVYSQDMEPLRKGLGSLDVAERRAAVQSLRSYGPLAQRELERVLGDTEVSVRRLAARGLAESEGLSLMEVAGRRIRADEVPLATRRVWLEVAATDKGCEPFLLDVANDTRLLADVRGEAVAWLAECEGRARPRFQVLSTFLRDAQALVRAGAVRALARPRSPEGDAAVGAALGDSAPEVVVAALGVVGQQRQRVQGETAVALLDSQHAQVREAAARALEQLGRAQDVKPLARTLREDGVASVRVAAAEALGSLGGPFAASALSEALARDPDSHVQHVARRGLVRLGFRPP; from the coding sequence GTGAGCCCCGCACTCCTCCTCGTCCTGCTGTTGTCGGCCGGCCAGCATGGTGGCCAGGGAGCGATTGGTTGCTGGAGGTCCTGCCAGCGGCATGTGCAGGACCAGTCCCTTCGCACCCGGGTCTGCCAGTCCTGCGTCACCTCCGGCCGCGCCGATTCCTGGGTGCTGGAGCTGGCGCGGGTGAAGCCCGGTCCCGCGTCCCGGGCGGCCCTGCGCTCGGCCCTGACGGACCCCGAATGGCGGGTACGGTGGGGGGCGCTGAGGGCCCAGGCGAAGGCCCAGGGTCTGCTCGAACGCCGGGTCCTGGCGGACTGGGTGGCCGAGGCTCCGGCCAGGGACGAGGTGCTCGCCTGTCTCACCGCCGCGCGGATCGCCGCCGAGGAGGGCCAGTCCACGGCCTCCTTCCTGAAGGACGCGGGGGCGAAGGGGGGGGCGGCCGCCGCCCGTATCTGGGCTCGCCGGGAGGCCATCCGGGATGCCCTGGAGGTGGAGGTATACGCGCAGGAGGCCTCGGTCCGGGGAGAGGCGCTCCTCCACCTCGCCACCTTCCTGGGTCGAGCTCCGGCCCGGGTTCTGCTGGAGGCCATGGCCCGCCGCCCCGAATCCGGTGATGGGATCGCCGCCTCCGCGCTCCTCCGGGTGGCGGAGAAGCAGGGCGGCTCGGTGGGTCGGATGCTGGTGTTGGAGGCGAAGCCGGAGGATCGGGTCCTCATCAACCGGCTCTTCGCCGTCTACTCCCAGGACATGGAGCCGCTGCGCAAGGGGCTCGGTTCCCTCGACGTCGCGGAGCGGCGCGCCGCCGTGCAGTCGCTGCGGTCCTATGGTCCGCTGGCGCAACGCGAGCTGGAGCGGGTCCTGGGAGACACGGAGGTCTCGGTGCGCCGGTTGGCGGCCCGGGGGCTCGCCGAGTCCGAGGGCCTGTCCCTGATGGAGGTCGCGGGCCGGCGCATCCGTGCGGACGAGGTCCCCCTGGCCACCCGGCGCGTGTGGTTGGAGGTGGCCGCGACCGACAAGGGGTGTGAGCCCTTCCTCCTGGACGTGGCGAACGACACGCGGCTTCTCGCGGACGTGCGGGGCGAGGCGGTCGCGTGGCTCGCCGAGTGCGAGGGCCGTGCCCGGCCCCGTTTCCAGGTGCTGTCCACCTTCCTGCGGGACGCGCAGGCGCTGGTGCGGGCGGGGGCGGTGCGGGCGCTCGCCAGACCTCGCTCGCCGGAAGGAGACGCCGCCGTGGGTGCCGCGCTCGGGGACTCCGCGCCGGAGGTGGTGGTCGCGGCTCTTGGCGTGGTGGGCCAGCAGCGTCAGCGGGTGCAGGGGGAGACCGCGGTGGCCCTGCTCGATTCCCAGCACGCGCAGGTGCGCGAGGCCGCCGCCCGTGCGCTGGAGCAGCTCGGCCGCGCCCAGGACGTGAAGCCCCTCGCCCGGACGCTGCGGGAAGACGGCGTGGCCTCGGTCCGGGTGGCCGCGGCGGAGGCCCTGGGCTCCCTGGGCGGCCCTTTCGCCGCCTCCGCGCTCAGCGAGGCCCTGGCCAGGGATCCGGACTCCCACGTCCAGCACGTGGCGCGACGGGGACTGGTGCGGTTGGGGTTCAGACCTCCCTGA
- a CDS encoding asparaginase encodes MPRILLLHTGGTLGMAGGRPSALRPAAFFKTLKSRCPELFQLADIELELFSNLDSSEMQPELWSRLAEHLYRRLPDFDGAVVTHGTDTLAHTASALSFMLPGLPKPVVMTGSQRPLGEIRTDARLNLIDSVLSALQGPPEVSICFDSHLYRGNRTRKVKVSEYDAFESPNFPLLGTLGVDATFAPGLRQKGPFRLREKLESRVFLLKVFPGLDPALPLALLPHVRGLVVEAYGAGNYPLDTRLGRSLLPLFREARERGVPVVVVSQAYRNGVDLTLYESGAAALAEGASSGGDMTPSAALVKLMQGLAYHRDREALARFIQTPIVGEMTERAPAVQETPAKKSKRAR; translated from the coding sequence ATGCCCAGAATCCTCTTGCTGCACACCGGCGGCACGCTGGGGATGGCCGGTGGCCGGCCGTCCGCGCTGCGCCCCGCGGCCTTCTTCAAGACGCTCAAGTCCCGCTGCCCGGAGCTCTTCCAGCTCGCCGACATCGAGCTGGAGCTCTTCTCCAACCTGGACAGCTCGGAGATGCAGCCGGAGCTGTGGAGCCGGCTGGCCGAGCACCTCTACCGCCGGCTGCCGGACTTCGACGGCGCGGTGGTGACGCACGGCACGGACACCCTCGCCCACACCGCGAGCGCCCTCTCCTTCATGCTGCCGGGGTTGCCCAAGCCGGTGGTGATGACGGGTTCGCAGCGGCCCCTGGGTGAAATCCGCACGGACGCCCGGCTCAATCTCATCGACTCGGTGCTCTCCGCCCTCCAGGGCCCGCCCGAGGTGAGCATCTGCTTCGACTCCCACCTCTACCGCGGCAACCGCACCCGCAAGGTGAAGGTGTCCGAGTACGACGCCTTCGAGAGCCCCAACTTCCCCCTGCTGGGCACACTGGGAGTGGATGCCACCTTCGCTCCCGGTCTGAGACAGAAGGGCCCCTTCCGCCTGCGCGAGAAGCTGGAATCGCGCGTCTTCCTCCTCAAGGTGTTCCCGGGGCTGGATCCCGCGCTGCCCCTGGCCCTGCTGCCCCATGTGCGTGGCCTGGTGGTGGAGGCCTATGGCGCCGGGAACTATCCCCTCGACACCCGCCTCGGCCGCTCGCTCCTGCCGCTCTTCCGGGAGGCCCGCGAGCGCGGAGTGCCGGTGGTGGTGGTGAGCCAGGCCTACCGCAACGGGGTGGACCTCACGCTCTACGAGTCCGGGGCGGCGGCGCTCGCGGAAGGCGCCTCGAGCGGGGGCGACATGACGCCCTCGGCCGCGCTGGTGAAGCTGATGCAGGGCCTCGCCTACCACCGGGACAGGGAGGCACTGGCCCGCTTCATCCAGACGCCAATTGTCGGGGAGATGACCGAGCGGGCGCCCGCTGTTCAGGAGACACCGGCCAAAAAGTCGAAGCGCGCGCGTTAA
- a CDS encoding DsbA family protein: MLPDRRNRVLLALTLALTGLACSKSSEAASPAQPAAPKPSTPAPAQPPPAGAPSSGASALAGIPGMDFSALPPAAQRELSTVFSDEFCYCGCPHTLGQCLKGHTGCQHAKRMARLAARQASAGVPASEIIVALSEYYSAFRAPRKTFDVDPRMCTGDAKAPVTLVEFSDFECPYCGKARPVLESFAKKNPTKVRFCNIPFPLPMHPNAVPAGQAVLWARDQGKFWEMHDALFENAQNLSQATIVGLANKLGLKGAELQKALQAGTYAKELDKYKSMGNAANIRGTPSLFFNGRFFDLQMGLSEETLNHTLEDELEWRANNNAWAAD; this comes from the coding sequence GTGCTCCCCGACCGCCGCAACCGTGTCCTCCTCGCGCTCACCCTGGCGCTGACGGGCCTCGCCTGCTCCAAGAGCTCCGAGGCGGCCAGCCCCGCCCAGCCCGCCGCGCCGAAGCCCTCCACTCCGGCCCCGGCCCAGCCGCCCCCGGCCGGTGCGCCCTCCTCGGGAGCTTCCGCCCTCGCTGGCATCCCGGGCATGGATTTCTCCGCGCTGCCGCCCGCCGCGCAGCGCGAGCTGTCCACTGTCTTCTCCGATGAGTTCTGCTACTGCGGCTGCCCCCACACCCTGGGGCAGTGCCTCAAGGGCCACACCGGCTGCCAGCACGCCAAACGCATGGCCCGGCTCGCCGCCCGTCAGGCCTCCGCCGGAGTGCCGGCCTCGGAGATCATCGTCGCCCTGTCCGAGTACTACTCCGCCTTTCGCGCGCCCCGGAAGACGTTCGACGTGGATCCGCGCATGTGCACGGGCGACGCCAAGGCTCCGGTGACGCTGGTGGAGTTCTCCGACTTCGAGTGCCCCTACTGCGGCAAGGCCCGCCCGGTGCTCGAGTCCTTCGCGAAGAAGAACCCCACCAAGGTGCGCTTCTGCAACATCCCGTTCCCGCTCCCCATGCACCCCAACGCGGTGCCCGCGGGCCAGGCCGTCCTCTGGGCGCGAGACCAGGGCAAGTTCTGGGAGATGCACGACGCCCTCTTCGAGAACGCGCAGAACCTGTCCCAGGCCACCATCGTGGGGCTGGCCAACAAGCTCGGGCTGAAGGGCGCGGAGCTGCAGAAGGCGCTGCAGGCTGGCACCTACGCGAAGGAGCTGGACAAGTACAAGTCGATGGGCAACGCGGCGAACATCCGCGGCACCCCCAGCCTCTTCTTCAACGGCCGTTTCTTCGACCTGCAGATGGGCCTCTCCGAGGAGACGCTCAACCACACCCTGGAAGACGAACTCGAGTGGCGCGCCAACAACAACGCGTGGGCCGCTGACTGA
- a CDS encoding glycoside hydrolase family 44 protein — METQEDRHCGQRTGMAGWLAGLLVIMALPAFAQQNPAVTVNVDVSAGRHPISPFIYGVAHASQADLDELNAPLNRSGGNATTRYNWRLNATSRARDWYFESLPLSSGTQPGAEVDAFIASTRAAGAEPLITVPMIGWVARLGANRSGLASFSIAKYGPQQDRDVQWFPDAGNGIRTNGQYITNNDPNDANMPVDQLFQRDWVLHLLARWGSPVSGGVRLFTMDNEPSIWHVTHRDVHPTGATMEEVRNRLLNHAAMVKDTAPGALVLGPEEWGWSGYIYSGYDQQYGAANGWGWLPDRIAHGGWDYLPWLLDQFRQNEQSTGRRLLDIFTVHYYPQGGEFSSDTTTAMQLRRNRSTRALWDPSYTDESWIQDEVMLIPRLKSWVQSYYPGTRIGITEYNWGADAHINGATAQADILGLFGREGLDYGVRWESPAASTPTFKAMKLYRNYDGLNSTFGDVSVSCTVPNPDTLSAFASERSSDGALTVMVINKVLTGETPVTLSLPGFTHAGGAQRWQLTSANTITRLPDVAVSAGKVTTRVPPQSVTLFVIAAGRVNQPPVANATATPASGPAPLTVGFSGAGSVDSDGTIVSYAWSFGDGQSGTGSTVSHTYTQPGTYTATLTVTDNEGASASDTVTISVLTPIPLAAPTGFYTQYTSPTVTLRWTDNSLTEEGFILERSPDTWPPQFVEIGRVSTNVTTYVDTVVPGSYLYRAKAFQGATSSAYSNMDSVTVR, encoded by the coding sequence ATGGAAACACAAGAGGACAGGCATTGCGGACAACGGACGGGGATGGCGGGTTGGCTCGCGGGCTTGCTCGTCATCATGGCCCTTCCCGCCTTCGCGCAGCAGAACCCGGCCGTGACCGTGAACGTGGACGTGAGCGCCGGCAGGCATCCCATCAGCCCCTTCATCTACGGCGTGGCCCATGCGAGCCAGGCCGATCTGGATGAGCTCAATGCTCCACTCAACCGCAGCGGAGGGAACGCCACCACCCGTTACAACTGGCGGTTGAACGCCACCAGTCGGGCCAGGGATTGGTACTTCGAGAGCCTCCCCCTCTCCTCCGGCACGCAACCTGGCGCGGAGGTGGATGCCTTCATCGCCAGCACCCGGGCCGCGGGTGCCGAGCCCCTCATCACCGTGCCCATGATAGGGTGGGTGGCACGGCTCGGAGCCAACCGCTCCGGCCTGGCCAGCTTCTCCATCGCCAAATATGGCCCGCAGCAGGATCGCGACGTGCAGTGGTTCCCCGACGCGGGCAATGGCATCCGGACCAATGGGCAGTACATCACCAACAACGACCCCAACGACGCCAACATGCCGGTGGATCAGCTCTTCCAGCGGGATTGGGTGCTCCACCTCCTCGCGCGCTGGGGCTCGCCAGTCTCCGGTGGGGTGAGACTCTTCACGATGGATAACGAACCGAGCATCTGGCACGTCACCCACCGCGACGTCCATCCCACGGGAGCCACCATGGAGGAGGTGCGCAACCGGTTGCTGAACCATGCGGCCATGGTGAAGGACACGGCTCCGGGGGCGCTCGTGCTCGGACCCGAGGAGTGGGGGTGGAGCGGCTATATCTACAGCGGGTATGACCAGCAATATGGCGCCGCGAACGGGTGGGGCTGGCTTCCGGATCGCATCGCCCATGGCGGTTGGGATTACCTGCCGTGGCTGCTCGACCAGTTCCGCCAGAACGAGCAGTCCACCGGGCGGCGGCTGTTGGACATCTTCACCGTCCACTACTACCCCCAGGGCGGCGAATTCAGCAGCGACACCACCACCGCCATGCAGCTGCGGCGCAACCGCTCGACGCGTGCGCTGTGGGATCCCAGCTACACGGACGAGTCGTGGATCCAGGACGAGGTCATGCTGATTCCCCGTCTGAAGAGCTGGGTCCAGAGCTACTACCCCGGGACGAGGATTGGCATCACCGAATACAACTGGGGCGCGGATGCCCACATCAACGGAGCCACCGCGCAGGCCGACATCCTGGGCCTCTTCGGGCGCGAGGGGCTCGACTATGGTGTCCGGTGGGAGTCGCCAGCCGCCTCCACGCCCACCTTCAAGGCGATGAAGCTGTACCGCAACTATGACGGTCTCAACTCGACCTTCGGGGACGTGAGCGTCTCGTGCACCGTGCCCAACCCGGACACGCTCTCGGCGTTCGCCTCCGAGCGCTCCAGCGATGGAGCCCTCACCGTCATGGTCATCAACAAGGTGCTGACGGGAGAGACCCCCGTCACGTTGAGCCTGCCGGGCTTCACCCATGCGGGGGGGGCGCAGCGCTGGCAGCTCACGTCGGCCAACACGATCACCCGACTGCCGGATGTCGCCGTCTCGGCTGGGAAGGTGACCACCCGCGTGCCTCCGCAGAGCGTCACGCTCTTCGTCATCGCGGCCGGCCGCGTCAACCAGCCCCCGGTGGCGAACGCCACGGCGACCCCCGCTTCGGGCCCGGCGCCACTCACGGTGGGCTTCAGCGGTGCGGGTTCGGTGGACTCGGACGGAACGATCGTGTCGTACGCCTGGAGCTTTGGCGATGGCCAGTCGGGCACGGGCTCCACGGTGAGCCATACCTATACACAGCCGGGTACCTATACCGCGACGCTCACGGTGACGGACAATGAGGGAGCCTCCGCCTCCGACACCGTGACGATCTCGGTGCTCACCCCCATCCCACTGGCGGCACCGACCGGTTTCTACACCCAGTACACCAGCCCGACGGTGACGCTGCGCTGGACGGACAATTCCCTGACGGAAGAGGGCTTCATCCTCGAGCGTTCACCCGACACCTGGCCTCCACAGTTCGTGGAGATCGGGCGGGTGAGCACCAACGTCACGACGTATGTGGACACGGTGGTCCCGGGCAGTTACCTGTACCGGGCCAAGGCCTTCCAGGGGGCGACGTCTTCCGCCTACTCGAACATGGACAGCGTCACGGTGAGATAG